A region from the Neofelis nebulosa isolate mNeoNeb1 chromosome Y, mNeoNeb1.pri, whole genome shotgun sequence genome encodes:
- the LOC131503422 gene encoding zinc finger X-chromosomal protein-like isoform X2, whose translation MDGDQIVVEVQETVFVSDVVDSDITVHNFVPDDPDSVVIQDVIEDVVIEDVQCSDILEEADVSENVIIPEQVLGSDVTEEVSVAHCTVPDDVLASDLTSASMSMPEHVLTSESIHVSDVGHVEHMVHDSVVEAEIITDPLTTDIVSEEVLVADCASEAVIDANGIPVDQQDDDKSNCEDYLMISLDDAGKIEHDASSGMTMDVESEIDPCKVDGTCPEVIKVYIFKADPGEDDLGGTVDIVESEPENDREVELLDQNSSIRVPREKMVYMTVNDSQQEDEDLNVAEIADEVYMEVIVGEEDAAVAAAAAAAVHEQQMDDNEIKTFMPIAWAAAYGNNSDGIENRNGTASALLHIDESAGLGRLAKQKPKKRRRPDSRQYQTAIIIGPDGHPLTVYPCMICGKKFKSRGFLKRHMKNHPEHITKKKYHCTDCDYTTNKKISLHNHLESHKLTSKAEKAIECDECGKHFSHAGALFTHKMVHKEKANKMHKCKFCEYETAEQGLLNRHLLAVHSKNFPHICVECGKGFRHPSELKKHMRIHTGEKPYQCQYCEYRSADSSNLKTHVKTKHSKEMPFKCDICLLTFSDTKEVQQHALIHQESKTHQCLHCDHKSSNSSDLKRHIISVHTKDYPHKCDMCDKGFHRPSELKKHVAAHKGKKMHQCRHCDFKIADPFVLSRHILSVHTKDLPFRCKRCRKGFRQQNELKKHMKTHSGRKVYQCEYCEYSTTDASGFKRHVISIHTKDYPHRCEYCKKGFRRPSEKNQHIMRHHKEVGMS comes from the exons ATGGATGGTGATCAGATTGTTGTGGAAGTTCAAGAAACGGTTTTTGTTTCAGATGTTGTGGATTCTGATATAACTGTACATAACTTTGTTCCTGATGACCCAGACTCAGTTGTAATCCAAGATGTTATTGAGGATGTTGTTATTGAGGATGTTCAGTGTTCAGATATCTTAGAAGAAGCAGATGTATCTGAAAATGTCATCATTCCTGAGCAAGTGCTAGGCTCAGATGTAACTGAAGAAGTTTCTGTAGCACATTGTACGGTCCCAGATGATGTTTTAGCTTCTGACCTGACTTCAGCTTCAATGTCTATGCCAGAGCATGTCTTAACAAGTGAATCTATACATGTGTCTGATGTTGGACATGTTGAACATATGGTTCATGATAGTGTAGTAGAAGCAGAAATCATCACTGATCCTCTGACAACGGACATTGTTTCAGAAGAAGTATTAGTAGCAGATTGTGCCTCTGAAGCAGTCATAGATGCCAATGGGATCCCTGTGGACCAGCAAGATGATGACAAAAGCAACTGTGAAGACTACCTTATGATTTCCT TGGATGATGCTGGCAAAATAGAACATGATGCTTCCTCTGGAATGACCATGGATGTAGAGTCAGAAATCGATCCTTGTAAAGTGGATGGCACTTGCCCTGAAGTTATCAAGgtgtacatttttaaagctgACCCTGGAGAGGATGACTTAG GTGGCACTGTAGACATTGTGGAGAGTGAGCCTGAGAATGACCGTGAAGTTGAATTACTTGATCAAAATAGCAGTATTCGAGTACCAAGGGAAAAGATGGTTTATATGACTGTCAATGACTCTCAGCAAGAAGATGAAGATTTAA ATGTTGCTGAAATTGCTGATGAAGTTTATATGGAAGTGATAGTAGGAGAGGAGGATGctgcagtagcagcagcagcagcagctgctgTGCATGAACAGCAAATGGATGACAATGAAATCAAAACCTTCATGCCAATAGCATGGGCAGCAGCTTATG GTAATAATTCTGATGGCATTGAAAACCGGAATGGCACTGCAAGTGCCCTCTTGCACATAGATGAGTCTGCTGGGCTCGGCAGACTGgctaaacaaaaaccaaagaaaaggagaagacctGATTCCAGGCAGTACCAAACAG cAATAATTATTGGCCCTGATGGACATCCCTTAACTGTCTATCCTTGCATGATTTGTGGGAAAAAATTTAAGTCAAGAGGTTTTTtgaaaaggcacatgaaaaacCATCCCGAACACATTACCAAGAAGAAGTACCACTGTACTGATTGTGATTACACTACCAACAAGAAGATAAGTTTACACAACCACCTGGAGAGCCACAAGCTCACCAGCAAGGCTGAGAAGGCCATCGAATGTGATGAGTGTGGGAAGCATTTCTCTCATGCTGGGGCTTTGTTTACTCACAAAATGGTGCATAAAGAAAAAGCCAACAAAATGCACAAGTGTAAATTCTGTGAATATGAGACAGCTGAACAAGGGTTATTGAATCGCCACCTTTTGGCGGTCCACAGCAAGAACTTCCCTCATATTTGTGTGGAGTGTGGTAAAGGTTTTCGTCACCCGTCAGAGCTCAAGAAGCACATGCGAATCCATACTGGGGAGAAGCCATACCAGTGCCAGTACTGCGAATATAGGTCTGCAGACTCTTCTAACTTGAAAACACATGTAAAAACTAAGCATAGTAAAGAGATGCCATTCAAGTGTGACATCTGTCTTCTGACTTTCTCAGATACCAAAGAGGTGCAGCAACATGCTCTTATCCACCAAGAAAGCAAAACACACCAGTGTTTGCACTGCGACCACAAGAGTTCGAACTCGAGCGACTTGAAACGACACATAATTTCAGTCCACACGAAAGACTACCCCCACAAGTGTGACATGTGTGACAAAGGCTTTCACAGGCCTTCTGAACTCAAGAAACACGTGGCTGCCCACAAGGGTAAAAAAATGCACCAGTGTAGACATTGTGACTTTAAGATTGCAGATCCATTTGTTCTAAGTCGCCATATTCTCTCAGTTCACACAAAAGATCTTCCGTTTCGGTGTAAGAGATGTAGAAAGGGATTTAGGCAGCAGAATGAGCTTAAAAAGCATATGAAGACACACAGTGGCAGGAAAGTGTACCAGTGTGAGTACTGTGAGTATAGCACTACAGATGCCTCAGGCTTTAAACGGCATGTTATCTCCATTCATACAAAAGACTATCCTCACCGTTGTGAGTACTGCAAGAAGGGGTTCCGACGACCTTCAGAAAAGAACCAGCACATAATGCGACATCATAAGGAAGTTGGCATGTCCTAA
- the LOC131503422 gene encoding zinc finger X-chromosomal protein-like isoform X3: MDEDELELQSQEPNSFFDGIGTDATTHMDGDQIVVEVQETVFVSDVVDSDITVHNFVPDDPDSVVIQDVIEDVVIEDVQCSDILEEADVSENVIIPEQVLGSDVTEEVSVAHCTVPDDVLASDLTSASMSMPEHVLTSESIHVSDVGHVEHMVHDSVVEAEIITDPLTTDIVSEEVLVADCASEAVIDANGIPVDQQDDDKSNCEDYLMISLDDAGKIEHDASSGMTMDVESEIDPCKVDGTCPEVIKVYIFKADPGEDDLGGTVDIVESEPENDREVELLDQNSSIRVPREKMVYMTVNDSQQEDEDLNVAEIADEVYMEVIVGEEDAAVAAAAAAAVHEQQMDDNEIKTFMPIAWAAAYAIIIGPDGHPLTVYPCMICGKKFKSRGFLKRHMKNHPEHITKKKYHCTDCDYTTNKKISLHNHLESHKLTSKAEKAIECDECGKHFSHAGALFTHKMVHKEKANKMHKCKFCEYETAEQGLLNRHLLAVHSKNFPHICVECGKGFRHPSELKKHMRIHTGEKPYQCQYCEYRSADSSNLKTHVKTKHSKEMPFKCDICLLTFSDTKEVQQHALIHQESKTHQCLHCDHKSSNSSDLKRHIISVHTKDYPHKCDMCDKGFHRPSELKKHVAAHKGKKMHQCRHCDFKIADPFVLSRHILSVHTKDLPFRCKRCRKGFRQQNELKKHMKTHSGRKVYQCEYCEYSTTDASGFKRHVISIHTKDYPHRCEYCKKGFRRPSEKNQHIMRHHKEVGMS; this comes from the exons gaaCTGATGCTACTACGCACATGGATGGTGATCAGATTGTTGTGGAAGTTCAAGAAACGGTTTTTGTTTCAGATGTTGTGGATTCTGATATAACTGTACATAACTTTGTTCCTGATGACCCAGACTCAGTTGTAATCCAAGATGTTATTGAGGATGTTGTTATTGAGGATGTTCAGTGTTCAGATATCTTAGAAGAAGCAGATGTATCTGAAAATGTCATCATTCCTGAGCAAGTGCTAGGCTCAGATGTAACTGAAGAAGTTTCTGTAGCACATTGTACGGTCCCAGATGATGTTTTAGCTTCTGACCTGACTTCAGCTTCAATGTCTATGCCAGAGCATGTCTTAACAAGTGAATCTATACATGTGTCTGATGTTGGACATGTTGAACATATGGTTCATGATAGTGTAGTAGAAGCAGAAATCATCACTGATCCTCTGACAACGGACATTGTTTCAGAAGAAGTATTAGTAGCAGATTGTGCCTCTGAAGCAGTCATAGATGCCAATGGGATCCCTGTGGACCAGCAAGATGATGACAAAAGCAACTGTGAAGACTACCTTATGATTTCCT TGGATGATGCTGGCAAAATAGAACATGATGCTTCCTCTGGAATGACCATGGATGTAGAGTCAGAAATCGATCCTTGTAAAGTGGATGGCACTTGCCCTGAAGTTATCAAGgtgtacatttttaaagctgACCCTGGAGAGGATGACTTAG GTGGCACTGTAGACATTGTGGAGAGTGAGCCTGAGAATGACCGTGAAGTTGAATTACTTGATCAAAATAGCAGTATTCGAGTACCAAGGGAAAAGATGGTTTATATGACTGTCAATGACTCTCAGCAAGAAGATGAAGATTTAA ATGTTGCTGAAATTGCTGATGAAGTTTATATGGAAGTGATAGTAGGAGAGGAGGATGctgcagtagcagcagcagcagcagctgctgTGCATGAACAGCAAATGGATGACAATGAAATCAAAACCTTCATGCCAATAGCATGGGCAGCAGCTTATG cAATAATTATTGGCCCTGATGGACATCCCTTAACTGTCTATCCTTGCATGATTTGTGGGAAAAAATTTAAGTCAAGAGGTTTTTtgaaaaggcacatgaaaaacCATCCCGAACACATTACCAAGAAGAAGTACCACTGTACTGATTGTGATTACACTACCAACAAGAAGATAAGTTTACACAACCACCTGGAGAGCCACAAGCTCACCAGCAAGGCTGAGAAGGCCATCGAATGTGATGAGTGTGGGAAGCATTTCTCTCATGCTGGGGCTTTGTTTACTCACAAAATGGTGCATAAAGAAAAAGCCAACAAAATGCACAAGTGTAAATTCTGTGAATATGAGACAGCTGAACAAGGGTTATTGAATCGCCACCTTTTGGCGGTCCACAGCAAGAACTTCCCTCATATTTGTGTGGAGTGTGGTAAAGGTTTTCGTCACCCGTCAGAGCTCAAGAAGCACATGCGAATCCATACTGGGGAGAAGCCATACCAGTGCCAGTACTGCGAATATAGGTCTGCAGACTCTTCTAACTTGAAAACACATGTAAAAACTAAGCATAGTAAAGAGATGCCATTCAAGTGTGACATCTGTCTTCTGACTTTCTCAGATACCAAAGAGGTGCAGCAACATGCTCTTATCCACCAAGAAAGCAAAACACACCAGTGTTTGCACTGCGACCACAAGAGTTCGAACTCGAGCGACTTGAAACGACACATAATTTCAGTCCACACGAAAGACTACCCCCACAAGTGTGACATGTGTGACAAAGGCTTTCACAGGCCTTCTGAACTCAAGAAACACGTGGCTGCCCACAAGGGTAAAAAAATGCACCAGTGTAGACATTGTGACTTTAAGATTGCAGATCCATTTGTTCTAAGTCGCCATATTCTCTCAGTTCACACAAAAGATCTTCCGTTTCGGTGTAAGAGATGTAGAAAGGGATTTAGGCAGCAGAATGAGCTTAAAAAGCATATGAAGACACACAGTGGCAGGAAAGTGTACCAGTGTGAGTACTGTGAGTATAGCACTACAGATGCCTCAGGCTTTAAACGGCATGTTATCTCCATTCATACAAAAGACTATCCTCACCGTTGTGAGTACTGCAAGAAGGGGTTCCGACGACCTTCAGAAAAGAACCAGCACATAATGCGACATCATAAGGAAGTTGGCATGTCCTAA
- the LOC131503422 gene encoding zinc finger X-chromosomal protein-like isoform X1, giving the protein MDEDELELQSQEPNSFFDGIGTDATTHMDGDQIVVEVQETVFVSDVVDSDITVHNFVPDDPDSVVIQDVIEDVVIEDVQCSDILEEADVSENVIIPEQVLGSDVTEEVSVAHCTVPDDVLASDLTSASMSMPEHVLTSESIHVSDVGHVEHMVHDSVVEAEIITDPLTTDIVSEEVLVADCASEAVIDANGIPVDQQDDDKSNCEDYLMISLDDAGKIEHDASSGMTMDVESEIDPCKVDGTCPEVIKVYIFKADPGEDDLGGTVDIVESEPENDREVELLDQNSSIRVPREKMVYMTVNDSQQEDEDLNVAEIADEVYMEVIVGEEDAAVAAAAAAAVHEQQMDDNEIKTFMPIAWAAAYGNNSDGIENRNGTASALLHIDESAGLGRLAKQKPKKRRRPDSRQYQTAIIIGPDGHPLTVYPCMICGKKFKSRGFLKRHMKNHPEHITKKKYHCTDCDYTTNKKISLHNHLESHKLTSKAEKAIECDECGKHFSHAGALFTHKMVHKEKANKMHKCKFCEYETAEQGLLNRHLLAVHSKNFPHICVECGKGFRHPSELKKHMRIHTGEKPYQCQYCEYRSADSSNLKTHVKTKHSKEMPFKCDICLLTFSDTKEVQQHALIHQESKTHQCLHCDHKSSNSSDLKRHIISVHTKDYPHKCDMCDKGFHRPSELKKHVAAHKGKKMHQCRHCDFKIADPFVLSRHILSVHTKDLPFRCKRCRKGFRQQNELKKHMKTHSGRKVYQCEYCEYSTTDASGFKRHVISIHTKDYPHRCEYCKKGFRRPSEKNQHIMRHHKEVGMS; this is encoded by the exons gaaCTGATGCTACTACGCACATGGATGGTGATCAGATTGTTGTGGAAGTTCAAGAAACGGTTTTTGTTTCAGATGTTGTGGATTCTGATATAACTGTACATAACTTTGTTCCTGATGACCCAGACTCAGTTGTAATCCAAGATGTTATTGAGGATGTTGTTATTGAGGATGTTCAGTGTTCAGATATCTTAGAAGAAGCAGATGTATCTGAAAATGTCATCATTCCTGAGCAAGTGCTAGGCTCAGATGTAACTGAAGAAGTTTCTGTAGCACATTGTACGGTCCCAGATGATGTTTTAGCTTCTGACCTGACTTCAGCTTCAATGTCTATGCCAGAGCATGTCTTAACAAGTGAATCTATACATGTGTCTGATGTTGGACATGTTGAACATATGGTTCATGATAGTGTAGTAGAAGCAGAAATCATCACTGATCCTCTGACAACGGACATTGTTTCAGAAGAAGTATTAGTAGCAGATTGTGCCTCTGAAGCAGTCATAGATGCCAATGGGATCCCTGTGGACCAGCAAGATGATGACAAAAGCAACTGTGAAGACTACCTTATGATTTCCT TGGATGATGCTGGCAAAATAGAACATGATGCTTCCTCTGGAATGACCATGGATGTAGAGTCAGAAATCGATCCTTGTAAAGTGGATGGCACTTGCCCTGAAGTTATCAAGgtgtacatttttaaagctgACCCTGGAGAGGATGACTTAG GTGGCACTGTAGACATTGTGGAGAGTGAGCCTGAGAATGACCGTGAAGTTGAATTACTTGATCAAAATAGCAGTATTCGAGTACCAAGGGAAAAGATGGTTTATATGACTGTCAATGACTCTCAGCAAGAAGATGAAGATTTAA ATGTTGCTGAAATTGCTGATGAAGTTTATATGGAAGTGATAGTAGGAGAGGAGGATGctgcagtagcagcagcagcagcagctgctgTGCATGAACAGCAAATGGATGACAATGAAATCAAAACCTTCATGCCAATAGCATGGGCAGCAGCTTATG GTAATAATTCTGATGGCATTGAAAACCGGAATGGCACTGCAAGTGCCCTCTTGCACATAGATGAGTCTGCTGGGCTCGGCAGACTGgctaaacaaaaaccaaagaaaaggagaagacctGATTCCAGGCAGTACCAAACAG cAATAATTATTGGCCCTGATGGACATCCCTTAACTGTCTATCCTTGCATGATTTGTGGGAAAAAATTTAAGTCAAGAGGTTTTTtgaaaaggcacatgaaaaacCATCCCGAACACATTACCAAGAAGAAGTACCACTGTACTGATTGTGATTACACTACCAACAAGAAGATAAGTTTACACAACCACCTGGAGAGCCACAAGCTCACCAGCAAGGCTGAGAAGGCCATCGAATGTGATGAGTGTGGGAAGCATTTCTCTCATGCTGGGGCTTTGTTTACTCACAAAATGGTGCATAAAGAAAAAGCCAACAAAATGCACAAGTGTAAATTCTGTGAATATGAGACAGCTGAACAAGGGTTATTGAATCGCCACCTTTTGGCGGTCCACAGCAAGAACTTCCCTCATATTTGTGTGGAGTGTGGTAAAGGTTTTCGTCACCCGTCAGAGCTCAAGAAGCACATGCGAATCCATACTGGGGAGAAGCCATACCAGTGCCAGTACTGCGAATATAGGTCTGCAGACTCTTCTAACTTGAAAACACATGTAAAAACTAAGCATAGTAAAGAGATGCCATTCAAGTGTGACATCTGTCTTCTGACTTTCTCAGATACCAAAGAGGTGCAGCAACATGCTCTTATCCACCAAGAAAGCAAAACACACCAGTGTTTGCACTGCGACCACAAGAGTTCGAACTCGAGCGACTTGAAACGACACATAATTTCAGTCCACACGAAAGACTACCCCCACAAGTGTGACATGTGTGACAAAGGCTTTCACAGGCCTTCTGAACTCAAGAAACACGTGGCTGCCCACAAGGGTAAAAAAATGCACCAGTGTAGACATTGTGACTTTAAGATTGCAGATCCATTTGTTCTAAGTCGCCATATTCTCTCAGTTCACACAAAAGATCTTCCGTTTCGGTGTAAGAGATGTAGAAAGGGATTTAGGCAGCAGAATGAGCTTAAAAAGCATATGAAGACACACAGTGGCAGGAAAGTGTACCAGTGTGAGTACTGTGAGTATAGCACTACAGATGCCTCAGGCTTTAAACGGCATGTTATCTCCATTCATACAAAAGACTATCCTCACCGTTGTGAGTACTGCAAGAAGGGGTTCCGACGACCTTCAGAAAAGAACCAGCACATAATGCGACATCATAAGGAAGTTGGCATGTCCTAA